A genomic region of Caldicellulosiruptor acetigenus contains the following coding sequences:
- a CDS encoding carbohydrate ABC transporter permease, whose translation MFKKKTAEDIIVDLVVYISLIFVGIVTLYPFLNVLAISFNDALDTVRGGIYIWPRKWTLKNYEIIVSNPQIYNAALVSVARTVLGTVLGIICTMFVAYPLSRKDFVLRRPFSAIMVLTMYFGAGLIPTYLLYRSLGLLNTFWVYIVPALLGMFNVVVVRSYIESLPSSLIESAKIDGASEFRILWQIIFPLTLPAVATIALFIGVGHWNSWFDVYIFNSQRPDLSTLQYELQKILASVSMQVGRNPDYQMGAMAETQQVTPNSVRASMTIVATAPIIMVYPFLQRYFVKGLTLGSVKGE comes from the coding sequence ATGTTTAAGAAAAAAACAGCCGAGGATATTATCGTTGACTTGGTTGTTTATATAAGTCTGATTTTTGTGGGTATTGTTACTTTATATCCTTTCTTGAACGTTCTTGCAATTTCGTTTAATGATGCTCTTGACACAGTTCGTGGTGGGATTTATATCTGGCCAAGAAAATGGACTTTGAAGAATTACGAAATTATTGTTAGTAATCCACAGATTTATAATGCAGCTTTAGTATCTGTTGCAAGAACAGTTCTTGGTACAGTCTTGGGTATTATTTGTACAATGTTTGTTGCTTATCCTCTGTCAAGAAAAGATTTTGTGTTAAGACGTCCGTTTTCTGCAATAATGGTTTTGACTATGTATTTTGGAGCAGGTTTAATTCCAACCTACTTATTGTATAGGTCGCTCGGACTTTTAAACACATTTTGGGTTTATATTGTACCAGCACTTTTAGGAATGTTTAATGTTGTTGTGGTCAGAAGCTATATAGAGTCGCTTCCTTCAAGTTTGATTGAATCTGCTAAGATTGATGGAGCAAGTGAATTTAGAATTTTGTGGCAGATAATCTTTCCACTTACCCTGCCAGCAGTTGCGACAATAGCACTCTTTATAGGCGTTGGACATTGGAATTCGTGGTTTGATGTATATATCTTTAACTCACAAAGACCTGACCTGAGTACCCTTCAGTATGAGCTTCAAAAAATTCTGGCATCTGTAAGCATGCAGGTTGGAAGAAATCCTGACTATCAAATGGGAGCAATGGCTGAAACTCAGCAGGTTACTCCAAACTCAGTAAGAGCAAGTATGACAATTGTTGCAACAGCTCCGATTATTATGGTATATCCATTCTTACAGAGATATTTTGTAAAGGGTCTTACTCTTGGCAGTGTGAAAGGAGAATAA
- a CDS encoding sensor histidine kinase — protein sequence MWWNKVLKKFFKFSKERLLDKLDNLSVRKKLLLVYILCVLIPTIVSHFIFTIFIVKNLQQQKINQIKSAFNILNTNVKRVIDEAILYSNTLYTDDLLNDMLDIDYHGMDDFYSNYVQYLRNRIYQGRNVYSNIARVTIYTNNSTILNSDGYRKLNIQEVKEWYDKVINNPQGIVVIPTSDSGVNGEEGYVSLLRNLNQYEQRSTSTGNNSKYTKIAKIDIYLSSFFNSINFEVFGGEIYLLDSSNRIIAAHTYNNLIFTKPFVKFETSKFVPKGSYVFVNNLDITLLSGWKLVGVFSRSYMMGEIYRAIEFILLISLLSLIFATFLIRVITTSLSNRLELLERHIRKVKKQRFEILTCREGNDEIGSLIREFNNMTVRLKELIEKEMLSEIQKKTLEVEKKQAEINALQSQINPHFLFNTLDSIRMRSVLKNELETAEIIKYLTRTLRRLIYWGNDITTVQEEINFVEDFLKIQQYRFGEKLTYEIFVEEDAKNCLIPKMTIQPLVENACIHGIEEKEDSGRVTVRVKKEGVKLMIEVSDNGIGMDKKKLEELYANLNNPLYDKSIGLKNVYRRLMLYYNDNAEFYIESSFQKGTKVIIKLPLELPVFVHKI from the coding sequence TTGTGGTGGAACAAAGTGCTAAAAAAATTTTTTAAATTCTCAAAAGAAAGGCTGCTTGATAAATTAGATAATCTTTCTGTCAGAAAAAAGCTGCTTCTTGTATATATCCTCTGTGTTTTAATCCCCACAATAGTGAGCCATTTTATTTTTACCATTTTCATTGTAAAGAATCTTCAGCAGCAGAAAATAAATCAGATAAAAAGTGCATTTAATATCTTAAATACAAATGTGAAAAGGGTTATTGATGAAGCTATATTGTACTCAAATACATTGTATACCGATGATTTACTTAACGATATGCTTGACATTGATTACCATGGTATGGATGATTTTTACTCTAATTATGTTCAATATCTGAGAAATAGGATATATCAGGGTAGAAATGTGTATTCAAATATTGCTCGCGTTACAATATATACAAACAATTCCACAATTTTGAACAGTGACGGTTATAGAAAACTAAATATTCAAGAAGTTAAGGAATGGTATGATAAAGTAATTAATAATCCGCAGGGGATAGTTGTAATACCAACCAGCGACAGTGGAGTAAATGGAGAAGAAGGATATGTGTCGCTGTTAAGAAATCTCAATCAATACGAGCAAAGAAGTACGTCAACAGGGAACAATAGCAAATATACCAAAATAGCTAAAATTGACATTTATCTTTCAAGCTTTTTCAATTCCATAAATTTTGAGGTATTTGGCGGAGAGATTTACTTGCTGGACAGCAGCAACAGAATAATTGCAGCCCATACATACAATAATCTAATCTTCACCAAGCCGTTTGTAAAGTTTGAAACGAGTAAATTTGTGCCAAAAGGGTCGTATGTATTTGTAAATAATCTGGATATAACTCTTTTGAGTGGCTGGAAACTGGTAGGAGTATTTTCACGCTCGTATATGATGGGAGAAATATACAGGGCTATCGAGTTTATATTACTTATTTCGCTTTTAAGCTTGATATTTGCAACCTTTTTGATAAGGGTTATAACTACTTCCTTATCAAATAGATTAGAGCTTTTGGAAAGACACATAAGAAAGGTGAAAAAGCAGCGCTTCGAGATTCTGACATGCAGGGAAGGGAATGATGAGATTGGCAGCCTAATCAGGGAATTTAACAATATGACTGTAAGACTCAAGGAACTAATAGAGAAGGAAATGCTTTCTGAAATTCAAAAGAAGACACTTGAAGTGGAAAAGAAACAGGCAGAGATAAATGCTTTGCAAAGTCAAATAAATCCGCATTTCCTTTTCAACACACTGGATTCTATAAGAATGCGTTCTGTTTTAAAGAATGAACTGGAGACAGCTGAGATAATTAAGTACTTGACAAGGACTTTAAGGAGGCTTATTTATTGGGGAAATGATATAACCACAGTTCAGGAAGAAATCAATTTTGTAGAAGATTTTTTGAAAATACAGCAATACAGATTTGGTGAAAAGTTGACATATGAAATTTTTGTAGAAGAAGATGCTAAAAACTGTTTAATTCCTAAGATGACAATTCAGCCGCTTGTTGAAAATGCATGTATACATGGTATAGAGGAAAAAGAAGACAGTGGCAGAGTAACGGTTAGGGTAAAAAAAGAGGGTGTAAAGTTAATGATAGAAGTTTCTGACAATGGCATAGGGATGGACAAGAAAAAGCTTGAGGAGCTTTATGCTAATCTTAACAATCCATTGTATGATAAAAGTATTGGGCTTAAAAACGTTTACAGAAGATTAATGCTGTACTACAACGACAATGCTGAGTTTTATATTGAAAGTTCTTTTCAGAAAGGCACAAAGGTTATTATCAAACTTCCTTTAGAGTTGCCAGTGTTTGTTCATAAAATATAG
- a CDS encoding uroporphyrinogen decarboxylase family protein, whose product MDLSKFDVKKFWEENDFCRLNFDKKTRIPIHFWLDDHFLFELVGPFSTVDYYSDKSYRLQIHKKANDILEKELGRKFYSEEELDPPEPTRFEVIMGSKVVISEGGTPWLEPAIESLDEVKSFIEKMEKIDVKKVVTPELLKEKEDYENLTGKKLIWGHMTRGPATIATSLLGTTNLCMLLMDEPELVDEFFKILKEKLVEYIKNLRGYCEVEYNGIAINDDNCFLFSPKLYERYCAPILESLFKNFAPRKEDTRYQHSDSNMQHLIPILNELGVNSVNFGPEIHPATIRKLMPHALIYGQMPPFVLRNGSAEEIIEYVKRDMQVLKEDGNFIETPAGSVASGTPLENIKIYMWAVQEFGKI is encoded by the coding sequence GTGGACTTATCTAAATTTGATGTAAAAAAATTCTGGGAAGAAAATGATTTTTGTCGGTTGAATTTTGACAAAAAGACAAGGATTCCTATACACTTTTGGCTTGACGACCATTTTTTGTTTGAGCTGGTTGGTCCTTTTTCAACAGTTGATTATTACTCTGACAAATCATACAGGCTTCAAATTCATAAAAAAGCTAATGATATTTTGGAAAAAGAGCTTGGAAGAAAGTTTTATTCAGAAGAAGAGCTTGACCCTCCAGAGCCAACAAGATTTGAGGTTATAATGGGTTCAAAGGTTGTGATATCAGAAGGTGGAACGCCTTGGCTTGAGCCGGCAATTGAAAGTTTAGATGAGGTAAAAAGTTTTATAGAAAAGATGGAGAAGATTGATGTAAAAAAAGTGGTTACACCTGAACTTTTGAAGGAAAAAGAAGATTACGAGAATCTAACTGGCAAGAAACTAATATGGGGACATATGACAAGAGGACCTGCTACAATTGCAACAAGTTTATTAGGGACAACAAATCTTTGTATGCTACTAATGGATGAACCAGAGCTTGTGGATGAGTTTTTTAAAATATTAAAGGAAAAACTTGTGGAGTATATAAAAAATTTAAGAGGTTATTGTGAAGTTGAATATAACGGAATTGCAATTAATGATGATAACTGCTTTTTGTTTTCTCCCAAGCTTTATGAAAGGTACTGTGCACCTATTTTGGAGAGTTTGTTTAAAAACTTCGCACCAAGAAAAGAAGATACGCGCTATCAACATTCAGATAGCAATATGCAGCACCTAATTCCTATTTTAAATGAACTTGGAGTAAACAGCGTTAATTTTGGACCTGAAATTCACCCTGCTACGATAAGAAAGCTCATGCCACATGCGTTGATTTATGGCCAGATGCCACCATTTGTATTGAGAAACGGAAGCGCAGAGGAAATTATTGAATATGTAAAGAGGGATATGCAAGTTTTAAAAGAGGATGGAAACTTTATCGAGACACCTGCAGGTTCTGTTGCTTCAGGTACTCCTCTTGAGAATATCAAAATATATATGTGGGCTGTTCAAGAATTTGGGAAAATATAG
- a CDS encoding ABC transporter substrate-binding protein — protein sequence MKFIRKISIVVALVFIISAVLGGIVPVSSQKVEGASKKIVTFTMFSADATVQYHPDIFSTAIGQEITKKTGVRLKIEHFVGMDQATKISLMLASGDLPDLVYGSGEHKQFIQNKALVPLDNYIEKYGQWTKKAYSSADLKKLRQADGHIYFLSYTRGEVSPSASGEGLYVMIDMLQKNNWPRLKYWEDLVPMIRNYVKKYPKYKGMPVIGMSAITEGARFYVIQDPATGLNGLVADTVQVDPKTYKASYDPAGIGMYKAYKALNALWNEGLFDKEAFVQTYDQWAAKVAQGRVVTSWGRSWHFNTAFNTLRKNNEDDRILVPFGIVFKGVKKSRYVMLQSIGTRDGVSITKKCKDPVRAFQFLDQMLNPEVQKLMFWGIKGRDYLVDKKGKMYRTQAMIDKARDPVYQKQEGLGYWNIWPRWQLKLPDGNYVKPELDPDIAYMQWAPAQKKVLDAYKAKTFVEPPFADEPESPPWGYAWEINIPPEKQKEIQVPLNIANDLARKYIPMLIMAPKGKYDEVWNKYKAEVRAKINTKPIEEFYTEQMRQRMADWYGIKVK from the coding sequence TTGAAATTTATAAGAAAAATCTCTATTGTGGTAGCGCTTGTTTTCATTATCTCTGCAGTGCTGGGTGGGATTGTACCTGTATCTTCCCAGAAGGTTGAAGGTGCATCAAAAAAGATTGTAACATTTACAATGTTTAGTGCAGATGCAACAGTACAATATCACCCAGATATCTTTAGCACTGCTATTGGTCAGGAAATTACTAAAAAGACAGGTGTGAGACTAAAAATCGAACACTTTGTAGGAATGGACCAGGCAACAAAAATATCACTTATGCTTGCATCTGGAGACTTGCCAGACCTTGTGTATGGTAGCGGTGAGCACAAACAGTTTATTCAGAACAAGGCATTGGTTCCTCTGGACAATTATATTGAAAAATATGGTCAGTGGACAAAGAAGGCTTATTCATCTGCTGATTTGAAAAAATTGCGCCAGGCAGATGGACACATTTACTTCTTGAGCTACACAAGAGGTGAAGTTTCACCGAGTGCAAGCGGTGAAGGTCTCTATGTTATGATTGACATGCTGCAAAAGAATAACTGGCCAAGGTTAAAGTACTGGGAAGATTTAGTACCAATGATAAGAAACTATGTCAAGAAATATCCAAAGTATAAAGGTATGCCTGTAATAGGTATGTCAGCAATTACAGAGGGTGCAAGATTTTATGTAATTCAGGACCCAGCAACAGGTTTGAATGGTTTGGTTGCAGATACTGTACAAGTTGATCCAAAAACATATAAAGCAAGCTATGACCCGGCGGGAATAGGAATGTATAAAGCATACAAGGCGCTAAATGCTCTGTGGAATGAAGGTCTTTTTGATAAAGAAGCTTTTGTTCAAACATATGACCAATGGGCAGCGAAAGTTGCTCAAGGTAGAGTTGTAACAAGCTGGGGAAGGTCATGGCATTTTAACACTGCATTCAATACCTTAAGAAAGAACAATGAAGACGATAGAATCCTTGTTCCGTTTGGTATTGTATTCAAAGGAGTTAAAAAATCAAGATATGTCATGCTTCAGTCAATCGGAACTCGAGATGGAGTAAGTATTACTAAAAAATGTAAAGACCCTGTAAGAGCGTTCCAGTTCTTAGACCAGATGTTGAATCCAGAAGTGCAAAAGCTCATGTTCTGGGGTATTAAAGGAAGGGACTATCTTGTTGATAAGAAAGGCAAGATGTACAGAACTCAAGCTATGATTGACAAAGCAAGAGACCCTGTTTATCAGAAACAGGAAGGGCTTGGCTACTGGAACATTTGGCCAAGATGGCAGCTGAAACTTCCAGATGGTAACTATGTAAAACCTGAACTTGACCCGGACATTGCATACATGCAATGGGCACCTGCACAGAAGAAAGTCCTTGATGCTTATAAAGCAAAGACATTTGTTGAACCACCATTTGCAGATGAACCTGAATCTCCACCTTGGGGATATGCTTGGGAAATTAACATTCCACCAGAAAAGCAAAAAGAAATCCAGGTACCACTCAATATTGCTAACGACCTTGCAAGAAAGTATATACCAATGCTTATAATGGCTCCAAAAGGCAAATATGATGAGGTGTGGAACAAGTACAAGGCAGAGGTTAGAGCAAAGATAAATACAAAGCCAATTGAAGAATTCTATACAGAGCAAATGAGACAGAGAATGGCTGATTGGTACGGAATCAAAGTTAAGTAA
- the hisC gene encoding histidinol-phosphate transaminase, which translates to MFREVINTISPYIPGKPISEVKRELGLEKVIKLASNENPLGPSQNVKKALLQNLDELGIYPDGNCTELKLKLSKKLGVKPSQILLGAGSDEITQFIAAVFINPGDNAIMAKPSFPRYETVTKVMGGVPIELPLKDFTHDLEAFYNNINERTKVIWICNPNNPTGTIVKRKELYDFIKSVPSHIAVVVDQAYKEYIDDPEYPDATEWLNEFENLIVLQTFSKIYGLAALRVGYAIASEEIIEKLNRVRPPFNVNHLAQIAAIFALDDEEHVNKAKELNKKSLEFFYKSFEEMGLPYIKSYGNFVMVDVKKDAVEVFKKLLLKGIIVRPGDIFGMPTYLRVTTGQEGDNMGFIKALKEIL; encoded by the coding sequence TTGTTCAGAGAAGTAATTAATACAATTTCTCCCTATATCCCTGGCAAGCCTATTTCTGAGGTGAAAAGAGAGCTTGGCCTTGAAAAGGTAATAAAACTTGCTTCAAATGAAAATCCTTTAGGACCATCACAAAATGTGAAAAAAGCTTTGTTGCAAAACTTGGATGAACTTGGTATTTACCCGGATGGAAATTGCACAGAATTAAAACTCAAGCTTTCAAAAAAGCTGGGTGTAAAACCATCGCAGATACTTCTGGGAGCAGGTTCTGATGAAATCACTCAATTTATTGCAGCTGTGTTCATAAATCCAGGTGACAATGCAATAATGGCAAAACCTTCTTTTCCACGATACGAAACAGTCACAAAAGTGATGGGCGGTGTGCCAATTGAACTTCCATTAAAAGATTTTACCCATGATTTAGAGGCTTTCTACAACAATATAAATGAAAGAACAAAGGTAATATGGATTTGCAATCCAAACAACCCAACCGGTACAATTGTTAAAAGAAAGGAGTTATATGATTTTATAAAGTCAGTACCCTCACACATTGCGGTTGTTGTTGACCAGGCTTATAAAGAATACATCGATGATCCAGAATACCCAGATGCCACAGAGTGGCTCAATGAATTTGAAAATCTCATTGTTCTTCAGACATTTTCAAAGATCTATGGTCTTGCCGCTTTAAGAGTTGGATATGCAATAGCATCAGAGGAGATCATTGAAAAATTAAACAGAGTAAGACCACCTTTTAATGTAAATCACTTGGCACAGATTGCAGCTATTTTTGCTCTTGACGATGAAGAGCATGTGAATAAGGCAAAAGAGCTAAACAAAAAGTCTCTCGAATTTTTCTATAAAAGCTTTGAAGAGATGGGTCTTCCTTATATAAAATCATATGGAAATTTTGTGATGGTAGATGTAAAGAAGGATGCTGTTGAGGTGTTCAAAAAGCTCCTTTTAAAAGGTATAATTGTAAGACCAGGCGACATATTTGGTATGCCAACATATTTGAGAGTTACAACAGGGCAGGAAGGTGATAATATGGGATTCATAAAGGCTTTGAAAGAAATTCTGTAG
- a CDS encoding ABC transporter substrate-binding protein translates to MSKKLKSFAWFVCFVFIFSSLVTFPSLKSDSVKAASSNQPVKTLTFFYGDSNADPHPDLFSTPIGKEITKLTGVKLKIEYLAGQDEATKIGLMLASGDLPDLIHGHQEHGKLIEAGVLVPLDNYIQKYGKYCKQIYSAKDLKRLRQKDGKIYFLSPYRNEITPDLKPDGFWLPIDLLEKAKWPKVRYWEDYQQLIRDYVKKNPTIEGKPTIGFTFITESWRFFTLTNPPSYLMGYQNDGDVIVDPKTYEAKVYATMGGSKRYYKDLNKMWKEGLIDKEVFVQNYDTYLSKIAQGRVVGFYDQWWQFGYDAEASLKNAKKYNRMHISFPVVYKGVQRARYLMIQPIGARDGISITKKCKDPVTAFKFLDTLCSLEAQKLMYWGIKGVDYSVDKNGKMYLTDKQKKQREDSVYRKKQGLGYWWVFPHAYLKLQDGNYREPGFDPEYVYKNFTPAEKKVLDAYKAKYFMQPPFTDPPLETPYGFAWEINIPADKTQVTIATQKMSEVQRKYLPQLVMAKTDADFERIWKEYVQAFEKTNYKVYEQFKTEMIRWRVKNWN, encoded by the coding sequence ATGTCAAAAAAATTAAAATCTTTTGCTTGGTTTGTCTGTTTTGTGTTCATTTTTTCAAGTCTTGTTACATTCCCAAGTTTAAAATCTGATTCTGTGAAAGCGGCTTCAAGCAATCAACCCGTAAAGACATTGACATTTTTCTATGGAGATTCAAATGCAGACCCTCATCCAGACCTGTTTAGCACGCCAATCGGTAAAGAGATTACAAAGCTCACAGGTGTAAAGCTTAAAATCGAATACTTAGCGGGACAGGATGAGGCAACAAAGATTGGTCTTATGTTGGCATCTGGTGATTTGCCAGATTTGATTCACGGGCACCAGGAACATGGAAAATTGATTGAAGCAGGTGTTTTAGTACCACTTGATAACTATATTCAAAAATACGGAAAATATTGCAAACAAATTTACAGTGCAAAAGATTTGAAGAGGCTAAGACAAAAAGATGGAAAAATTTATTTCTTATCACCGTACAGAAACGAAATAACACCAGACCTCAAACCAGATGGGTTCTGGCTACCAATTGACCTTCTTGAAAAAGCAAAGTGGCCAAAGGTAAGGTATTGGGAGGACTATCAGCAGCTCATTAGAGATTATGTAAAGAAAAACCCAACAATAGAAGGAAAGCCAACTATTGGATTTACATTCATTACTGAAAGCTGGAGATTCTTCACACTAACAAATCCACCTTCATATTTGATGGGATATCAAAATGATGGTGATGTGATTGTTGACCCAAAGACATATGAAGCAAAAGTTTATGCAACAATGGGAGGTTCAAAGAGATATTACAAAGATTTGAATAAGATGTGGAAAGAGGGACTTATCGACAAAGAAGTTTTTGTTCAAAACTATGACACATATCTTTCCAAGATTGCTCAGGGTAGGGTTGTAGGATTCTATGACCAGTGGTGGCAATTTGGGTATGATGCAGAGGCTTCTTTGAAAAATGCAAAGAAATACAATAGAATGCATATATCCTTCCCGGTTGTCTACAAAGGTGTTCAAAGAGCAAGATATCTTATGATTCAGCCAATTGGCGCAAGAGATGGTATTAGCATAACAAAGAAGTGTAAAGACCCTGTCACAGCATTTAAGTTCCTTGATACTCTGTGCTCTTTAGAAGCTCAAAAACTTATGTACTGGGGAATAAAAGGTGTTGATTACAGTGTAGACAAAAACGGAAAAATGTACCTAACAGACAAACAGAAAAAACAGAGAGAAGATTCTGTTTACAGAAAGAAACAAGGGCTTGGATACTGGTGGGTATTCCCGCATGCATATTTGAAGCTGCAGGATGGAAATTACAGAGAGCCAGGATTTGATCCAGAGTATGTATACAAGAACTTTACACCAGCTGAGAAGAAAGTTCTTGATGCTTACAAAGCTAAATATTTCATGCAACCTCCATTTACAGACCCACCACTTGAAACACCTTATGGATTTGCATGGGAAATCAATATTCCTGCTGACAAGACACAAGTAACCATTGCGACACAGAAGATGAGTGAAGTTCAGAGAAAATATCTGCCGCAGCTTGTAATGGCTAAAACAGATGCTGACTTTGAAAGAATATGGAAAGAATATGTTCAGGCATTTGAAAAGACAAATTACAAAGTGTATGAGCAGTTCAAGACAGAGATGATTCGCTGGAGAGTAAAGAATTGGAACTAA
- a CDS encoding response regulator transcription factor has product MIKILLVEDEIFMRKGIIKLIDWERLGFEIAYEAGNGQEALDILKSEKVDVIITDIKMPVMDGIELIRRVSEEFENKPAIIIISGYNEFEFAKAAIKYGVNDYLLKPIDENELIQTLERIKTRISSEKEDYKKKELFEYVRRNSAFIKALEIQNGDYLVSSSEDGMKKYLGISKQEAFQYEDDLTIYEKLMETEKSVNTKYLDKGIEIKCYWDSYFNLLFVVNTIQGYKKNSLVKQVFDEIRDILNLQAIIVQEYVSAQKIHTLYKQLLRKFNFAQFYEKSGVIEASEIGEFEHYLEDKKLSKELIRLIEEKRFEDINVKLSRFFDECQNNKVSPEVIKGYILFAVLEIIDYFEVYQLFETDSIKFIFRTDIQKSKFISKVMEILDQVINCIDQNSKFNGSSFMKKIELFIKENYNRDLTIKSIAQQFYINPIYLGRMFKKHFNMPFNKYLHFVRIENAKRLLLKTDKKIYEIAKEVGYSDPDYFALKFEEYVGKSPSKFRNSVSVNED; this is encoded by the coding sequence ATGATAAAAATTCTTTTGGTAGAAGATGAAATTTTCATGAGAAAGGGTATAATTAAACTTATTGATTGGGAAAGGCTTGGATTTGAAATTGCATATGAAGCGGGAAATGGTCAGGAAGCCCTTGATATCCTCAAAAGTGAGAAGGTGGATGTAATAATAACAGATATAAAAATGCCAGTAATGGATGGAATTGAGCTGATAAGAAGAGTCTCAGAGGAGTTTGAAAACAAACCAGCAATAATAATTATCAGTGGGTACAATGAGTTTGAATTTGCAAAGGCAGCTATAAAGTATGGTGTAAATGATTATCTATTAAAACCTATAGATGAGAATGAGCTTATTCAAACCTTAGAGAGGATAAAAACGAGGATATCAAGCGAAAAGGAAGACTATAAAAAGAAAGAATTATTTGAATATGTGAGAAGGAACTCAGCTTTTATAAAAGCTCTTGAGATACAAAATGGTGATTATCTTGTGAGTAGTAGTGAAGATGGAATGAAAAAATATCTTGGAATTTCAAAACAGGAAGCTTTTCAATATGAAGATGATTTGACCATTTATGAGAAATTAATGGAAACAGAAAAAAGTGTAAATACCAAGTATTTGGACAAAGGTATAGAGATTAAATGTTATTGGGATAGTTACTTTAACTTACTTTTTGTAGTAAACACCATTCAAGGGTATAAGAAAAATAGTTTAGTTAAACAGGTTTTTGACGAGATAAGAGACATATTAAATTTGCAGGCAATAATTGTGCAGGAGTATGTTTCTGCGCAGAAAATACATACGTTGTATAAACAGCTTTTGAGAAAATTCAACTTTGCCCAATTTTACGAAAAGAGTGGTGTCATTGAGGCATCAGAGATAGGGGAATTTGAACATTACCTTGAGGATAAAAAACTTTCAAAAGAGCTGATAAGACTAATTGAAGAAAAGCGATTTGAAGATATAAATGTAAAACTTTCAAGGTTTTTTGATGAGTGTCAGAACAATAAAGTATCACCAGAAGTAATAAAAGGTTATATTCTCTTTGCTGTGCTTGAAATAATAGATTACTTTGAAGTATACCAATTATTCGAAACTGATAGTATAAAGTTTATATTTAGGACAGACATACAGAAAAGCAAATTCATTTCCAAAGTCATGGAAATTTTAGACCAGGTGATAAATTGCATTGACCAGAACTCCAAATTTAATGGCTCAAGCTTTATGAAGAAAATAGAGTTGTTTATAAAAGAAAACTACAACAGAGACTTAACAATAAAAAGCATAGCCCAACAGTTTTATATTAATCCCATATATTTAGGAAGGATGTTCAAAAAACATTTTAATATGCCGTTTAATAAATATCTACATTTTGTGCGTATTGAAAATGCAAAAAGATTGCTCTTAAAGACTGATAAGAAGATTTATGAAATAGCAAAGGAAGTGGGTTATAGTGACCCTGACTATTTTGCATTAAAATTTGAAGAGTATGTAGGGAAAAGTCCTTCCAAATTTAGAAATTCTGTTTCTGTCAATGAAGATTAA
- a CDS encoding ABC transporter permease, with protein MDAVYYTDSKKTFWQKVKEQKELVLMIFPFVLYVILFHYIPLWWWVIAFKEYRPFQGVWGSEWVGLQQFKDLFSDSGFWLAMRNTIVISFLKLVTSFAAAILLALMLNEVKNMLFKRTIQTISYLPHFVSWVVAASIVISVLSPESGILNQILMSLKIIKQPIVWMGEGHYFWWILALSNVWKETGWNAIVYLAAMTSIDPELYDAASVDGCGRLQKIRYVTLPGIAPTISMLLILNVGWLLNAGFEQVLLLRNPLVQDYSQILDTYVLDYGITMYRYSYATAAGMFKSVVSILLVLFANKVAAKLNASTVV; from the coding sequence TTGGACGCAGTATATTACACCGACTCGAAAAAAACTTTTTGGCAAAAAGTAAAGGAACAAAAAGAATTAGTTTTGATGATATTCCCGTTTGTACTTTATGTTATACTGTTTCACTACATACCTCTTTGGTGGTGGGTCATTGCATTTAAAGAATACAGGCCTTTCCAGGGTGTGTGGGGTTCAGAATGGGTAGGATTGCAACAGTTTAAAGATTTGTTTAGTGACTCTGGTTTTTGGCTTGCTATGAGAAATACAATTGTTATAAGCTTTTTAAAGCTTGTTACGTCCTTTGCAGCAGCTATCTTACTTGCGTTGATGCTAAACGAAGTTAAGAATATGTTATTTAAAAGAACCATTCAAACAATTTCATATCTTCCTCACTTTGTTTCTTGGGTTGTGGCGGCGAGTATAGTTATAAGTGTGCTTTCACCTGAGTCAGGTATACTCAATCAAATTTTAATGTCACTTAAGATAATAAAACAGCCAATTGTTTGGATGGGCGAAGGACATTATTTCTGGTGGATATTGGCTCTCTCGAATGTTTGGAAGGAAACAGGATGGAATGCTATAGTGTATTTGGCTGCAATGACAAGTATTGACCCGGAACTTTATGATGCTGCAAGTGTGGATGGTTGTGGAAGATTGCAAAAGATAAGGTATGTAACACTGCCAGGGATTGCACCAACAATTAGCATGCTTCTTATTCTCAACGTTGGTTGGCTCTTGAATGCTGGTTTTGAACAGGTTCTTTTGCTCAGAAACCCGCTTGTTCAGGATTACTCTCAAATTCTTGACACATACGTTCTTGACTATGGTATTACAATGTACAGATATTCATATGCTACAGCTGCTGGTATGTTCAAGAGCGTTGTAAGTATTTTGCTTGTTTTGTTTGCAAATAAGGTTGCTGCAAAATTGAATGCATCCACTGTGGTATAG